The DNA sequence AATTAATGGTAGCTGTATGCATGCTAGTCTGTTATGCTGTAAATAACCTGGTCCGGAGCGCATAAAAAAACCACAAGGTTTCTCCATCTTGATCTGCTTTCCTGCATTTACCAGCTACTGTACCTGCATCCACAGTCTCTCCTGAGTCCTCCTCTTTAacctcttcatcctcctccagAAAGCGAGAGTCCATCCGGAAACGCTGATCTGTCCCGAAGCGAGACTGCAGCGCCATCAGCtgagcaaaaaacaacaaagcaatatTTAGTGTGAAGTTTCAAGTTTGCACAAGTACACGGTTGAGCTAAAACATTATGACCACCTCTGTGCAGCAGTGTGCAACTTCTTTTCTCACCTTCTGTCCTGCTTGACCCTCAAACTGAGGCTTGATGTCAAAcctgctgccatcctcctcatcttcatcgTCACTGCCGCCAAACAGCTGAGGGCCCGATGACTTCAGAcgcacctgaaacacacaaatgcaaagttAAAAAACAGCCTGTTTAGAGCCACATTATCACGATCAGTTAAGATGTCTACTGATAATAATGACCATCTTTGGCGAAATAAAGGTGGATGAATGCAGCTTTAAATTCTTATATTCCAGTTCAGAGACCTTAGCTCAGCAAGTCTTCACTCACCTCCGCTTTTACTTTGACACTTTTATTTGCTGTGGCTTCATCACCAGTGGCGTcatcctctgattggctgtcctgGAACAGTGTCTTCCTTGATGCTAAGACCTCTGAGTCCATCCTCTGCTGATCTCCATCGTCATTACcatcatcttcttcatcatcagAGCCAAATACGATGTGTTTCCCTGCTCCTGCCACAGGAGCATCCTAATGAAGATACAGCGTTTTATCATTATcagtaattattattaataaataatacgAATTGTGTCATAAGAAAATCTGAAGCCTTCAGCACACAAAGAGGACTAAAGTTTTATTGAAGCCTTTCTGCCTGCCTTTAAAGGTAGTGAGGAATATGTAGATATACTTGACATGTTTTTAGGTTCTTAatatcagaaaaaaaattatatttgaaaaaaaaaaaaaatcaaaccatgaaattttacattaaatttGGCAATGAAAAATTATAATTCTGTGTTCTGTCCTACAGAttagtttgggggtttttttccccaaagaaACATCAATCAAAAACCCTTCCAAACTTCAAGAACTGCTTTGATTTTATTAACTAGGTTAAAATAATTCCAAACTAATCAgtttattacaataaaaatcTTATAAACACACTGCACTCTCACCAGGTTGGCTAGTGCTCCCTGGATGACTTTTTTATGTTCTTCGGCCTCTTTCTGTCGTTGCTGTACAGCAGCCAGCCTCCTCATGTTGGCCTGTCTCTgccgctcctcttcctcctcaacTCCTAATACCATCCGGGGGAGTGccggctcttcctcctcctcctcctcttcctcactggTGGAGGTTTCCCTGTTCAAAGCTGCTTTCACACCCCCTTTAGCAGAAATGACCTGCTGCTCATTCTTATCCTTTCCAGATGAGCTGCAGGATGAAGGTGAAGCCTTTGCTGCAGATTTAACATTTACAACAATCTGACTGGAGTTTACCCTCCCCTGCttcacttcctcctcctcttcttcttcttcactgctAGACGAAGACTCAGTCTCAGCCTTTTCTGTGTTTACACAAACTTTAGttgtgactttttttaaaacatcaggAGGAACCATGTCTTTTATAATCTctcctttttcctcctcctcatcactctcatcttcttcatcatcatcatcatcgccatCATCActctcatcttcttcttcttcatcactGTCATCCTCTTCTTGCTCACTGCTGTCTGAAATCTTAGTTTCTGCATGATTCTGGTCTCTTACGCTTGTGATGGTTTTGCTGTCTGTTTCTTTGTGAACCAGTTGTGTAGAATCAGAGTTCATCTTCTGTTTTTTAACCTCTCTTCCTCTTCCATCATCCTCCTCCTTGTCTTCCGATACCTCATTCAATGCTTTTGTGCCCTGGAAGGCAGGCAGTGGTGCTGACGTGACAGcttgtcttttcctctttttcttcttctgttcatCCTCGCTGCTGTCGTCCTCCATTATCATGGCGAGGATCtcttcaggggtggagcctttcTTTGGAGCAGGTTGCTCTGCAGGAAAAGACGTGAAAAGCGTTTCTTCTTCTAGTCTAGCTCCGAGGAAGCTGGGAGCTACAGTCTTTGAGTTCTGCTGGGCCTCCTCAGCTAGCCTCTGCAGGTCGGCCAGGGAGATCTCCAGATGGGTGACATTAGAGAACATGGCTTCATAATCAGAGTCTGAACATGAATCTACCGAGTCTACTTCATCACCCTCATCTTCCTCATCACTATCAGACTCTGATGAGGACGGCCTTACGACAGGGAGGTCACGAGTTTTCTTATTTAGCTTCTGTTCACTAGAATCCCTCTTTTGCTGCACGCAGGACGGTTTTCTAGAAGTAAGGTGTTCTTCATCATCTGTTGATCCGTCCTCTTCCTCTCCagcttttctcttcttctttgtttttctcttcttgtctgtgttgtttcctgagAGGTGCTCTGCTGTTGGGGGAGTATGTTTCTCCTGACATTTAGCAGGAGGAGGTTTCCTCGATGCAAAGAGTTCATCTGTGTCAGCAGAGTCGTAGTCATCCTTGTCTTGATCACCTGGAATCACAAAGAGGAAAACTTGTTATTCCAAAGATCAATTTTTTTCTGGGATGGAGAAAATGACGATGATTCACTCATATTTAATTCTATTATTTTTACTGTAGTGACTTTTGACATAATTTGGTACTGATCAGCGTCACTCAATGAAAGAACATCCCTGATATCACTGTTTGAATAAAGCTAATACCGCACTCTTCCCTAGAAATCCACACACGCACTACATAGAATTAGCAGTCAATGTGCCACAAAAATCCACAAATAAAAATCAGGTTACTTGATGTAATCTGTTTAAGAATTTGGCATCTTTTCTGCTCGTCAAAGTATAAATCAAATTATACAGAATAAAATCTGTGGCTTTCATGATTACTTCAGTACAACAGGATCCTGTGTGAGAAGTCTTTGTTATTGCATTTTTGCACATGTGAACCTACATGTGCATTTGAAAGTAAAATGAATAAACAGCCATAAAGTTAAACTCATCACTTAGGTagaatttaaacataaataatgacaaatttgaatttttaaaacacGCAAACTGCCTGATTCAAACACATCTGTTACCTTTGCATGCAGATTTTGCTAAGAAGTCATATCCAACCACTTCCAGATtatcctcctccacctcctgctGCTTTGGTGTAACATGGGAGGTCTGCTGAGCTGCCACCAGCCTGCAGATTTCCTCTTCTGAGTCGGCATCGCTGTCAGTAAAGTGTGTCCACTTCTTCAGTGCCAGTCTGTGGtcgttttgtttttcaaatccGTTGGTGAGCTGATGAGCCTCAGCATGACTGACAGAGTTGACAGGGTGTTCAAATCTAAGGTAAAGCAACAAAAGGAAGGGACACTAAATATTCATAAACTGGTATTCCAAAAACCCAGAATCCATGAATCAGAACGGATTATTGAAAGCTTGCAAAGCTCTAGGAATtcccaaaacatttaaaatatctggAAATCTGAGAATTAAACAAAAATGGAAATATGGAATGTCAGGAACAAGTATGGACTTCTAACAAGTTCAGAAACCAGGTGGCTTGAACAACACAATAAGTCCATTAGAAGTtttagcaattaaaaaaaaacttgttatcTTAACTCCAGAAATAAATATGTCAGAATCACATGTACCAGCAGATATCCCTCATAATTCCAGAGCTAACACCTGGGCACCCCagaaattacagaaaatgtcCAGGAGGCAAAGTGGATCGAGGAAGAAAATCTAAAATCCCAGAGTCCCTCGGAGACAGAAACCAACTGAGACCTTGTGGATTAACCAAATCAAACCTGGTCTACTGGAATAGTCTGAAAAGGTCACATGGAtacctggttctgccagaaACATTGTCTGTCCGACTCTTCTTGGGTCTCCATGGCTCACATGGGGGGAACTCCCCCCGCCTCTTCTTACTGATTTCATCATCCCCACCCTGGACCTCCCAGGTGAGCTGGGTCACAGGTGTGGCCTCATCAGGGATGGTGTTTCGGTCCAGTTTGCGAATATTGTGGCTGTATTTTGATGGGTCGTACTTCAGGTTTCGAGATTTGCTGCCTTTCTGACTTCTGAGCTGCAAGATGGGGAGGACCCGTCCGAATTTACTGACCACCCAGTCCTGAAACCAGAGGACAGTCAACACCAACCTTAAACCCTTAAAactaaaatgtaataatttatgttaAGGGGATTCAATTTTTAAAAGAAGTGGTTTCCACATTGTGACTAGATGACCCCACAAGAGAGCAAGTGCATTCGTTATACTCATGTCTTAAGGGAAAGAGTATGACTAGACCTTGTGTCCTGGGATTTCAGTCCCCGGAACCGCAGCCTTCATGGTGAAGTTGTCCACACCAGCTTTACTCAGTGAGTCCAGAAGCTTTTGTCTCTTGTCCTCAGCTGCAGGCTGTTGGAGACGCTGCTCTGCTGCCTCCTGCCGCTCCTGAGCCAGCCTATGACACAAATGCATCATCATACTTCTACCACCTTTATGTATTTAGTTAATACAGAGCTTTTTAGCTCTCAAGCTAACAGAATTTTCTACAGATACAGAGATCAAATTTTTAAGATTGGTGAACATAAAAATCCAGAATTTTCAAAACAGACAACCAACATTTGTGAGCCTTGATATTAAAAgtctaagtaaaaaaaaattaccccCCTAATAATTCAATAATTTGTACAATAATAATTTTCAATTTTCTGTTAGTGTTAGTGTTAGATTTACATGGCGAGATGGACGTGGTTGTACCTGTGCAGGAAACTCTCCTTTGCTATTTCAATCTGCAGAGTTCCCCCTTTCCATTTAGACTTGTTTAGCACTGTCAggcctgcagaggaaacacaccAATCTCATAAtgcaacagctttttttttttttaaatgttagttTAGAAAGCAGACTGTAGAAAATTTACTCAATGGtccaaacaacacaaacataatTCTCACTGAAAGTGTTAATTACATGTTTAGATGAAGGCTTCCTTCAGTTTGGCGGATGACGCATatacacagacaaccatttgcactcacattcactcccgcattcacacctatggacaatttagagtttccaattaacctaaccccacttaCTTAGTGGGGATGACAACCCTTAAATCCTAAAACACATGTTTAGAGTCAGAAGGTTGGGGTTGTCACTGATAATGACTTAGACCTCAGGGGGTTAAATCTGAGGATATGGTCACTTACATTTCTTCAGGTCGGCATCTGAAATACTGATGTTGACGTAGCCAAAGGTTTTATAGGGAACACCTGCAGGAGGAACAATATGAAGATGTATGAATTCATAATGAACAAAACATAATGATCATAAATCTATTTCCGATTATGTTTTTTCTGATTCATTTTTATTGTCCCtgaccaaaaaaaataaataaataaaaaagtaaactaAACTTTCACAGTTGTATTGAAAATCTTTTTAATGTTCAGAGCAGCCCTGACATCTTGCACTTAAGCATCCCTTGTAAATAAAGTTGTAGAATTTGTGGAGTGCGAGAACAACAGCTAAAGATTTTTTCAATGCAAATTAGATGTAAGGAAGTTCAAACTTTAAGtatgttttcttgttttaaataGAAATGCACAGTAAAATAAGAAAATGCTTTAGAGTTTAGTTTTCTTTGGATTGTAACTTTTAACAAATAAAGTTAAACATAAATGAATGTCGCTGGTTCGTTAATATCAGATGCCTTTCAATACAACAACTGTACAAGTACCTGATAGTGACAGTGCTGAATGTGAAAGGTGATTTCAAGTCTCAGAACATGAATAAAATTAgataaacagaatttaaaaatcaaCATCGTTACTGTCACCATTCTGGCTGTCAAAGTGTGTCAGTGTATACTGGATTCCTGACCTTCTGGGTCTTTCCTGGTCCGGAGCTCCACATCCTCAACGGCTCCAAACTTTCCAAATCGATCCTTCAGATCCTTCTCAGTGACCGTGTGGCTTAACCCACCGACGTACAGCCGCCGCATTGCTGTGACTGTAAGTATAAGGTGGCTACACTTTAAAAAGCTTTGTAAATTGATGTTCAGCTGACCTACCAGGCATAGTAAGTACACTATCACTACCTCgcatattttacacatttataaatactACATACATAAccatttgtaaaacatgcaagaaaatcatacaaaaaataaattcatattcAAACAAAAACCGAAAAGCACATTTAATGCTTCTCATAAATCTACAGATACTCTCACTGCTCGCATGAAAGATCAGGCCAGATGAGATCTGCTCGTCTGTACGGTTCTGAATTGTGTTTTACTGTTTCTAATATTGTGTCCTATCCATTGCACTGCACATTGTGCTTCACAGTATAATACAGCACAATCCAACGAAATTACAAACCAAAGACTTCATAATAACTTTAAAGCTGAAACATCTTTTAAAGCAGCGTCCAAAATGAATAAACTTAAGAGGACTGGACTGAGAGCAGAGCCTCAGGTTTTAGCTGTATGCAACTGAGTGGATCCAGTAAATCCATTTCAGCCTGGAGAAACTCCAGACATAGAGCATAACATAAATCATAGAGCGTCTACTACATATATGACCTCTAAGTAAGTCGATTTATAACTACTCTTATTTGTTATCGCGAGCATTTTTACATACAGAGTCCGAAAAGCTACAAATGTTTACCTCACATGTATCCAGCTGGTGTTACCACAATTTCTGTCCGGACCTGAGGTCCTGCAGATAAATCCGTCCGTAACATTTTTCTCGGGAACCACCCAAATGTTCCGAAAACTCAACGGTggtttaaaaattaataaataaacgaACTCGCTGCTAAGGGATGCcggtacatttttttaattataaaagTGTTTACTTACAAAAGCTAATTAACATATAATTGTTATATTCCATTTTATtgataaaggggaaaaaataatacGCACTAGGTACAGCTGCGGATTTCCATTATTTCTACGTGGGGTGAAGGAGTCACCCAAATTCCTGGTGGGCTATGATTTTGTGGCTCATTTGCGATGACAAAACACTTCTGTGTactttaaaatgcaaacatgTATACAACAGTAGTATTTGTTTTAACAGAGCCATAGTGCTGGCGTGACTGTTATTCACGGAGGCAATTTCTTCCCCCCTCGGATTTTAGAAAAGTGGTAGAATCCAGAGGGCGCGAGCTTCC is a window from the Pelmatolapia mariae isolate MD_Pm_ZW linkage group LG5, Pm_UMD_F_2, whole genome shotgun sequence genome containing:
- the nol8 gene encoding nucleolar protein 8 isoform X2; translation: MRRLYVGGLSHTVTEKDLKDRFGKFGAVEDVELRTRKDPEGVPYKTFGYVNISISDADLKKCLTVLNKSKWKGGTLQIEIAKESFLHRLAQERQEAAEQRLQQPAAEDKRQKLLDSLSKAGVDNFTMKAAVPGTEIPGHKDWVVSKFGRVLPILQLRSQKGSKSRNLKYDPSKYSHNIRKLDRNTIPDEATPVTQLTWEVQGGDDEISKKRRGEFPPCEPWRPKKSRTDNVSGRTRFEHPVNSVSHAEAHQLTNGFEKQNDHRLALKKWTHFTDSDADSEEEICRLVAAQQTSHVTPKQQEVEEDNLEVVGYDFLAKSACKGDQDKDDYDSADTDELFASRKPPPAKCQEKHTPPTAEHLSGNNTDKKRKTKKKRKAGEEEDGSTDDEEHLTSRKPSCVQQKRDSSEQKLNKKTRDLPVVRPSSSESDSDEEDEGDEVDSVDSCSDSDYEAMFSNVTHLEISLADLQRLAEEAQQNSKTVAPSFLGARLEEETLFTSFPAEQPAPKKGSTPEEILAMIMEDDSSEDEQKKKKRKRQAVTSAPLPAFQGTKALNEVSEDKEEDDGRGREVKKQKMNSDSTQLVHKETDSKTITSVRDQNHAETKISDSSEQEEDDSDEEEEDESDDGDDDDDEEDESDEEEEKGEIIKDMVPPDVLKKVTTKVCVNTEKAETESSSSSEEEEEEEEVKQGRVNSSQIVVNVKSAAKASPSSCSSSGKDKNEQQVISAKGGVKAALNRETSTSEEEEEEEEEPALPRMVLGVEEEEERQRQANMRRLAAVQQRQKEAEEHKKVIQGALANLDAPVAGAGKHIVFGSDDEEDDGNDDGDQQRMDSEVLASRKTLFQDSQSEDDATGDEATANKSVKVKAEVRLKSSGPQLFGGSDDEDEEDGSRFDIKPQFEGQAGQKLMALQSRFGTDQRFRMDSRFLEEDEEVKEEDSGETVDAETKKTLVEDEEDLEEEKKKTLSILQSVLGQQHCSSKTAGKAKKFKDVSALHYDPSKEEHAAFETKKEEVKKESKAARKKKREEAQKLPEVSKEIYYDVSGDLKTVFGQSKDETDQQEEKMNWDQKEEEEEERKEKEEESAPLLSVPIVEKEDSCGFKFSFFGDDTETGSKETADYKVEAIQAPKVSWHQDPRFHDSSSEEEEDEQEEDEEQGNTTAETTEVVMPSHTEFFFFYPDDDRLTGPKLFWRVSELEEQREQWEERRSALRQEYRKKHKDARRKLTSSLKS
- the nol8 gene encoding nucleolar protein 8 isoform X1; amino-acid sequence: MRRLYVGGLSHTVTEKDLKDRFGKFGAVEDVELRTRKDPEGVPYKTFGYVNISISDADLKKCLTVLNKSKWKGGTLQIEIAKESFLHRLAQERQEAAEQRLQQPAAEDKRQKLLDSLSKAGVDNFTMKAAVPGTEIPGHKDWVVSKFGRVLPILQLRSQKGSKSRNLKYDPSKYSHNIRKLDRNTIPDEATPVTQLTWEVQGGDDEISKKRRGEFPPCEPWRPKKSRTDNVSGRTRFEHPVNSVSHAEAHQLTNGFEKQNDHRLALKKWTHFTDSDADSEEEICRLVAAQQTSHVTPKQQEVEEDNLEVVGYDFLAKSACKGDQDKDDYDSADTDELFASRKPPPAKCQEKHTPPTAEHLSGNNTDKKRKTKKKRKAGEEEDGSTDDEEHLTSRKPSCVQQKRDSSEQKLNKKTRDLPVVRPSSSESDSDEEDEGDEVDSVDSCSDSDYEAMFSNVTHLEISLADLQRLAEEAQQNSKTVAPSFLGARLEEETLFTSFPAEQPAPKKGSTPEEILAMIMEDDSSEDEQKKKKRKRQAVTSAPLPAFQGTKALNEVSEDKEEDDGRGREVKKQKMNSDSTQLVHKETDSKTITSVRDQNHAETKISDSSEQEEDDSDEEEEDESDDGDDDDDEEDESDEEEEKGEIIKDMVPPDVLKKVTTKVCVNTEKAETESSSSSEEEEEEEEVKQGRVNSSQIVVNVKSAAKASPSSCSSSGKDKNEQQVISAKGGVKAALNRETSTSEEEEEEEEEPALPRMVLGVEEEEERQRQANMRRLAAVQQRQKEAEEHKKVIQGALANLDAPVAGAGKHIVFGSDDEEDDGNDDGDQQRMDSEVLASRKTLFQDSQSEDDATGDEATANKSVKVKAEVRLKSSGPQLFGGSDDEDEEDGSRFDIKPQFEGQAGQKLMALQSRFGTDQRFRMDSRFLEEDEEVKEEDSGETVDAETKKTLVEDEEDLEEEKKKTLSILQSVLGQQHCSSKTAGKAKKFKDVSALHYDPSKEEHAAFETKKEEVKKESKAARKKKREEAQKLPEVSKEIYYDVSGDLKTVFGQSKDETDQQEEKMNWDQKEEEEEERKEKEEESAPLLSVPIVEKEDSCGFKFSFFGDDTETGSKETADYKVEAIQAPKVSWHQDPRFHDSSSEEEEDEQEEDEEQGNTTAETTEVVMPSHTEFFFFYPDDDRLTEGPKLFWRVSELEEQREQWEERRSALRQEYRKKHKDARRKLTSSLKS